The genomic window TTGCCAGATGCCAGTAGTTCTCCCGTATAAAGCACCATGGCCAGCAAAGCCTCTTGCTTGCTTCCCTCGAGGCTGTGGGCGATCATCATAATCTCGGGCCCGTAAAACGATTTCAATCTCTCGATCAGCAGTCAAATTGCCCAGATCCACTTTGCATGAAAAAGGTGTGAATCCCCCACGATGTCGAGCCACTTCCTCACCATTGACCCAAACAGTAGACTCATAATCCACAGCCTGAAAGTGAACCAGGACTTGGTCTGTCTTCCATTCTGTTGGAACCTTGACACGCTTCCGATACCAGACACAGATCAAGTGATCTTTATTCTCAATCCCAGACAGTTTGGATTCAGGGCAAAAGGGGACCTGAATTGTTTGGGCCAATGATCTGGTCAGCAGTCCACGTTGGAGTCCGCTGTCGCCTTGATCCACTCCAAATTCCCAAGGACCATTCAGGCAGAGCCAGTCCTTGCGCTGCATTTGTGGGCGTGGATACTCGTTGCGGAGAATGTTGCTCATGTTTAACCTTGGTAGCGATAGCGAAGGACGTTGAAAGACAAAAGTGGGAGTGAAACAGTTGATTGGGTTTGATTTACCTTGGGTGGTTCCAGCAACTGGGGAACCACACGATCAGGTTGCTGCGCGGTATTTGTCAGGTAGCGATCTGGGCCTGTTAAACAGATATGTTCCAATCCACTGAGCTCAGAGAAATTTTCCAGTGAGATTTCCGCATGCAGTGCCTGGTCTGGGTGCTTGTTAACACAGAAGACGGAGATTTCCTGCAGCTCTTCATTGAGAACCACCGAAGTGTCCAGATAGGAGGCCTGGTCACGAATCGTACAATCATATGTTGGTGAAGCAACCTGAGCTTGAAGCGCAGTGCCCCGACCATATTTGGAAGCCAAGTAATATGGATAGAAGATAGTTTGTTTCCAGACAGCGCCGCCCTTTTCAGTAGAAATAGGAGCAATGACATTGACGAGCTGGGCCATGCAAGCAATTTTGACAATGTCTGCATTACGGATAAAGGAGTTGATCACCGTGCCCACAAGTAGGGCATCCTCCAGATTATAGGGGTCTTCAAACAGGTGTGGAGCTTCAGGCCAGTTCCAGGCCTTTAGGAGTTCGTGGTCCCTCTTGTTAGTGTGATACCATGGGTTCCATTCGTCAAAGCAGATGTAGACATCATTCTTTGCTCGTTTCTTGGCCTTGATGTACCGGATGACGCTGCGGACAGTGCTGATGTATTCATCCAGTTCATAGTGGCTAGCAAGATAACTTAGAGTGTCCTTGGGATAGTTATTCCAGTACTTGTGCAGCGAGATGTAGTCAACGGATTCATAGCTTTGATCAAGCACCTCTGCTTCCCATTCAGGATAGGTCGCCATCTTGTCATTGGAACTGCCACAGACGATGAGTTCCAAGTCTTCATCAAATTTCAGATAGGTCTTGGCAGTCTCGTTTGCCAAACGGCCATATTCGTAGGCTGTTTTGTGCCCTACCTGCCAGGGACCATCCATCTCGTTGCCCAAACACCACATCCGAATATTGAATGGTTCTGGATAGCCGTGTTGTTTACGCAAGTCTCCCCAAGCAGCGCCAGAATTGTCATTGCAGTACTCCAGTAGATTGCGAGCGTCTTCAATCCCTCTCGATCCAAGATTGATCGCCATCATATAGGCGGTGTTGGCCTGTTGACACCAGTCATGAAATTCAGCGATGCCAAACTGGTTGGTCTCGATTGTTCTCCAAGCTAGATCCAGGCGCTTGGGTCTCAATTCACGGGGACCAACGCTGTCTTCCCATTTGAAGGCAGAAACGTAGTTCCCTCCAGGATAGCGAATGACAGGAACCTGTAGGTCTCGAATAATGTCCAGAACATCTGTTCGAAAACCTTGCTCATTGCTGGAAGGGTGACCTGGTTCATAAATTCCTTCGTAAATCGCCCGGCCGAGGTGCTCCAGAAATGAGCCGTAAATACGATTATCGATTGGAGCAATCTGGAATTTTGCATTCGTGGTGATGGATGCTTTCATAGTTGGTAATCACTCTGGGAAATGAGAAACACAGTCAAAGCCTGAAAAGAAGAGGGCGTATTTGCACGAGAAATTAATCTGACAACAGATAAATTAGTCGATTGTACTTCGATCAAACTTTATCAAGAGATTGGGGGCCATAAAATTTGTTCTGGCAGAGCCATTGCCTCAGGCTGCGTGATTCTCAAGAGAACTTATCCCTTGATTCCAGAGGTCATCATCAAGGCGTTGGTCACTTTCTTTTGGAAGACCAAGTAGGCTGCAGCGACGGGGAAACCTGCCAGAACAGCTAGAGCCATTTCTCTTGCGTAGCGGACTCCAAAAGCGTCTTGTACGCTGGAGATCGCAATTGTCACAGTAAATTTTTCTTCCTGGGTAGTCATGATGAAAGGCCACCAGAATTGATTCCATGCTCCGATGTAGGTCACAATCGCCAGAGCAGCAGTGATTCCAAAACTCATTGGGAAATATAGGTTCAGCAGTAGATTGTGTTCTTTCGCGCCATCAAGAATAGCAGCCTCTCGTAATTCTCTGGGAACTGCGTCAAAGAATTGTTTAAAGACTACCACACAAACTGGTGAGATGATTTGTGGCAAGATGATGCCAGCCCAGGTGTTGATTAGGTTGAAATCTGCGATGAGAACGAACAAGGCAATGACCAGAGCAGTCGTAGGCACCATGATACTGGCGAGTACCATCCACCAGAGGACGCGCTTTCCTGGGAAGTTTAATTGAGATAGTGCATAGCCGCACATCATGCTGATGATGATCACCAACAACGTAATCAGGATGGAGGTGCCTAGAGAATTGATGTACCAAGTGAGGATATTGCTTTCCTTGAAGACTCGCACATATTCAATGAGAGTCATGCTAGTTGGAACAATTTCTGTGTTTTTTGATGTGACGTCTACTTCGTGTTTGATAGAGGTGGCGATAGCCCAATAAACTGGAAATATCCAAGTGATCGCAAAGATTGCAGTAAGCAGGGAAAGAAGAATATTTGGGATGCGCTGACTCATATAAACCTCTTAGTCTTCCTGCTTTTTAAGGACCTGATACTGAAGTATCGAAGTCATCAGGATGATACCGAAAAGTACAAGAGAGATTGCAGCTGCGTACCCACCATCGTTGTTTTGGAAGGCCTTGTTGTAAACCAATTGGAGAACGACCAGGGTCGAATTGAAGGGCCCTCCTCCTGTAAGCAGATACATTTGATCGAAGATCTTCATCTGAAAGATCAACTGTAGAGTCAGTACCAAGGCAGTAACGGGCCAGATCAGTGGCCAGGTGATGTAACGAAACTGTTTGATACGGGAGGCTCCTTCCATCTCGGAAGCCTCGTAGATTTCTGGATTGATATTGCGGAGTCCTGCGATGAACAGAACAATGTTGAAGCCGATCGTCCACCAGATTGTGATGAAGGCGACCATGGGCATAGCCCAGTATCTGGAAGTGAAAAAGTTGATTCTTTTTGTGTCAAAAGCATCGAGGATCTCTTGAATAATTCCAAATTGCTTAGACAACAACCACGTCCACATTTCAGTGACAACAGTGACGGGTAAGATGTGTGGAATGAAGAAACATGCGAGAATGACTGCCTGAAAAATTGGCCGATGACGAATTACCATCATCGCAAACATCAATCCCAGTAGTGTGTTAGGAACAACTGTCCAGAGTACAAAAACACCTGTGTTACTCAGCGCCTTCCAAAACAGTTTGTCGTTGATCAGCTTGCTGTAGTTTTCTAGGCCAATCCACTCACCTGTGCCGACGAGAGGGGCTTTTTGGAAACTTAGAGTGATCTGGTAGATGGTTGGATAGATTAGGAATAGAGTGTAGGCCAAGATGAATGGTGCAATGAGCACCAAAGCGTACACAATTTCTTCTCGTTTATATTTCATAATGAATTCTGGAAACGGTGCCCGAAGGCACCGTAAGATTGAATGTTATTCGATCTGTGGTTCCAGAGTCTCCTTCATCATTTCAATGGCTTCTTCGGACTCCAACTGACCATTGACCGAAGGCAAGATGAAATTTTGTATAGCATCATAAACAGGCGAGGCTACCCCAGCGATCTTCGACTTGGGATCGAATGCCGCGTTTTCTGCCAAGACGGCATAAGTCGCATTAGGTTCCATCTTCTTATACTCAGCACTGTCTACAATTGGCTTGTAGCCAGGGATATGACCAGCCGTTGCCCAGAATAGACTGTTCTGATTCATCCAAGAGATTACCTTTAGGACAGCTTGGAGTTTCTCCTGGGAGATTGGCTTTCGGTCACTATGAGGGACCGCAAAAGCATGAGAATCTGCCCAGGTTGCGGGCTTATCGTACATAACTGGAATTCGTACAGCACCCCACTCAAAGCCAAGCTTGTCGTTCTTGGAAAGATCCGTAAAGGTTGGAACTTCCCAAACTCCGTTAAAGTGCATGGCAGCTTTGCCGGAAGTGAAGAGTGCAATCGCATCAGGGTAGGCAGTCTCACTAGAAATCAATTCTTCACCAACCCATGATGTAATCTGCGCAGTTACGTTGGCGCAGTTGTCTGCTGGACAGACAGATTTACCAGATATGAACTGGGCTCCGTTGATCTGATTTAACATGGAGTACCACAGTCTCCAAACTGTACCACCATCAGCAGTCGCTAAACTGGCTCCATATTCTGCCCCATTGTCCTTCAGCTTTCTCAACCCAGCCGTGAAATTCGCTACTCCATCCAAATTTGGGAGGCCGTTGCTATTAAGGAGTCCGGCTTTGCCTAGTAAATCCTTATTGTAGTAGAGAACCATCGCATGGATATCAAGGGGGACACCGTATGTTTTGCCGTCAACATTTGCTGCCTCCCAGTTGGCTGGGAAATACTTGTCTGGACCAAGCCCAACACTAGAGAGCTCCGCTGCGCTGAAGGGTCTCAAGATTCCTGTAGGTACTGCTAGTGGAAAGCGAGAAAGGTGGTAGGTCATGATGTCGGGTTGCTCTCCGACAGCAGCCGAGGTTTGGATCTTTGTATAAAAGGGAACTCCCCATTGCAGTGTTGATGCGTTGATCTTGACGTCTGACTGCGAAGTGTTGAATTGCTCAATGAGTGACTTCATTCGCACACCATCGCCACCACCTAAGAAGTCCCACCAAGTCACCTCAGTGGTTGCCATCGCCTGCATTGGTAGAGAGAGTAGAATGGAAGAAGCCAGAGCTAATAAACCTTTTTTCATGTGATAATCCCTGAATGGAGTTATGCCTTAAGCTCGGATTGAAAAAATCGATTCGAACGGATTACCGCCTACATAGAGCCTCCTGTTGATTTGAGTTAATTGAACGCCAACCGGTGCTTCATATCCGTTGACCATTCAAGACGATAGTTCAAGACACGCCCAGAAGCTGAAGGTTGGTCAAGATATCGTTGAAGTTCCGTCACTGAATCTTGAATGATGGAACGTAATGGGATCGCCATGGTATGAATTTCAAGATTGGGATCATTGGTGATCGGTAGTCCATCAAAACTCACTAGAACATGTCGATCACGTAATTCTTTACCAAAGGCGATCATGGCGCTGTGCAATCCAATAGCAGTCCAATCATTTGCTGTAATCAAACCCCGCTTGGTAGTAATCTGATCATTCTTCAAGATCTCCTGTCCGGCACTAAGCCCGCCCGTGTAGTTCATGCGACAGGGGAAATGTTCCAGATCATGACCATGCTCCTCACAAAAATTCTTTGCTCCAAGATAACGGTCTCTAGAAGCTGGAATATGATTGGGACCAACAAAGCAGAAAGACTTGACGCCTAGTGAATACAGATAATTAGCTGCTTGATAGCCGGCATCGAAATTATCCACTTGTAGGATGCTGACTTGGGAACCTGGTTGTGGCTTAGCGTCTAAAAAAATGCCTAAAATCGGAGGCCCTCCCAACCGTTGAGTTGAGATTACTTCATTGCCGGCCATCCCCATTATGATGAGAGCATCCTCTTCTTCGGGTAGCTTGGTATTCTTGTCAATACGCTCAATCACAGAGCGAATTCCTTCATGCTGAAGCGCACCCTGTAGCTGTTCCAATAGCATCGAATAGAAAGGGTCGTTACCAAGCTTCAGTTGCCGATCCACCAAGATTCCGACGGTGGTTAAACGGTCTTTTCGTAGATCTACAGCGTAGTTCCCACTCCCTCGCTGTCGGGTAACAAGTTGCTCACTCTCTAAGCGATCTAACACTTGCCGAATTCTTGCCCGGCTAACTCCTAGATTTACCGCTAAGCTACGTTCACTCGGTAATCGTTGACCAGGATGACGGGTGATCATTTCTTTGATAGTGAGTGCTAACTCGTCCTGCTTCACTAACATGGGCTCTCATACATAGCTGCGGTACGATATTTTTCTGGCGGATCAGATTTATTGATATTCGATGCGTGACAGCCAATGTTTGCCCAATTTCGACCAAAAATAACCAATTATCTTCTCCGTAGTCAAGAATGAAATGAGTTTCTTTAAAAAAAACAGATAAATGATTTTATTAAATAAATTTATCGATCTGTTTTGCAATTATAATTATTATTTATTGATTTATCGATAAATAAAGTAAACCAATTTTAAACCAAATTATGATATTGGTTTTTGTTGGATGAACTGCGCTGAGAACGTGATCTCACTTTGAAGGCAATGTCGTGGGAGTGGTAAGTGTGGACAAAGAAAAAACTTCACCAAATATCAAACAGTGGTGGTTCAGTCTGTTCCAACTCTTGCCAGTCCAGATCTAAGCCCAGACCAGTTTTGGAACTACTAGATACTTTGCCGCTTGGATTAACTTGGAGAGGTTGACTGGAAGGAATGAGGAAGTCCTGCTGGGGTACCGCGATTTCAAAATACTCACCACAGCCAGTACCTAGGCCAACTTGTAGAGTCGCAGCTGTTGAAATAGGACTTCCCCAGGCTACTAATTCTAAACCCAAACCTAGAGCAGTAGTGATGTTTGTGATCTTCAATAGTGGAGTAATTCCACCACTCATTGCAAGGTCAACGCGCGCTGTGTTCCAACAGCCTGTAGGAAGCATCACGGCAAGTTCCTCTGGTTCAACCACACTCAAGCCAGCTGGAAGGATCTGAAGCTCAGTTGACTGGCAGAGCTTTCGATAATCTGAGTAGTTTCGATCTGGCAATGGAGCTTCCAGCCAAATAAAGCCAGCTCCCTGCATGTGTTCGGCAACTTGGAGAGCCCCTGGCAGATCGTAGCCACACTCTGCATCAAACATGAATCCGAATTGCTGCTCCTGGAACTCCCGAGCGATTGTTTTGATCAGTTTTATGTCTGGATCAGGAACACACTCATTATGAAACTTGAAAGTAGTAAGGCCTAGCTGAGCAAGTTGACGGATGAACTCCACGTTTGCAGTTGGATTTTCAAGAACAGGAATACTCGCATAGGCTTGTAGAACGTCACGTTTTCCACCAAGTAGGCTTGATAAAGGCAGATCATTTTGCTTTGCTCGCAGATCCCACATCGCAATATCCAGGGTCGCAATTGCACTGTTGTGGATATACGGACGACGCTCTGCCATCCACAGCCAGTTTTCTTCAACCCGAAGTCCATCTTTTCCAAGCAAACCCCTGAGCAATGGTTTCATGCTATACGCGATGCTCAGATCAATATCTCGTTCGCTACAACTGCTGACCGCACCGATCCCGGTTTGTCCATCTTTTGTTTCGAGACGAACGAGCGTGTCTGTGTTGGTCATCTCTGGCATCCAGGCAGACCAAGAATATTCTTTGGAGCCATATTGGATAGCATAGACTCGAATACGCTCAATCAAAGAAGTAGAAAATTCCAGTTGCTTCTGAAGTGTCTCTGTCACTTGTACCTACAAAAATAGTTGAAAAGTGATGGTAGTGTTCCACTCTCTAAAGGTTTGCCTGAAAGAAAACTAGTGTTTTCTCCCCCGACTCTCCTCTGCGTTTAGCAAGAATTCTAGTAAATAGGTGGGTAGATCCAAAACATGATCCAACCCCCCTAGAGGAGAGCTGCCATGAGAAATCCAATTATCAGAAATACCGCGCTGTTCCTAATGACTGGTGCGATGGAAGATCATCAGCGAAAGTTAGCCAAGAAAGTAGAAATCAAAAGGCTAGAGGAAGAAAAGGCAAAGAATGAGGAGAGCTACGGGTGGCAGTTGAGTGGGCCCACTTTCACCAGAGAGCGAGATCTAGTGAGCCAGATCCTAAAAGAATTTTCAGTTGGTGTGAAACCAGCCCACTGATTCAAAGTAGAAATGCCAACACCAGTGGATGGTTTTCTTCGCTGGCGCTAATGATGGAGCGTTAAACTTTTAAAAATAAATGATCTCTTGAAAACCAAGTTGGTAATCAATCCTTTCCACGATCCGGTCTGACTCATCTAAGTTCCTATCTTGATTTCTACAGACCAAATCCCAAGGGAAATCCTGCAATTTTAAGAACTTGCGAACACCCCACCCCGCATTGAGGATTCAATTTTCATGGGCATTTCCGTCGCAGCTTGCGCCCGGATCTCAGCAATACGCTGTTGTGCTGCCGTTGCGGTCTCTTCGCTATCGTAGGTAGTGATTACTGCAAAGCTCAATTCTCCCGTCTGCACCATCTTGACAGAAGATGCTCCCATGGACATCACCAGGGGGACATACTTCTCACGCGCTAAAGTTTTCGTTCCATCGCTCTATTCCGTTATATTCCGAAGTGAAATTGTAACGTAGGATATAATGCTTCTCTTCTCCGTATAAGTGTTCTCAGAATAAACCATCAGGATCAACATTCAGATAGCCTTGATTCATTTTCTAGATCAGGGGTCCACCCCCTTCCAGAGAACTCCTCTTGCTGATCATGAGACCTTTACAAGCTGACTATCAAGAAGACTTCTTCCTGCCATTGAGTCAATAGAAATTAAGTTTCTTCGGCAAATGAGCTGTTACTTTTTGGTAAAGCCGCACTTTGGAAAAAGTCTTACCGGATGCTTTTTCATAAAGCCAGAAGGATCCTCAGAAAATACATACCGGATGCTTTAAAATTTTTTGCTAGATTTGACACTCGTCAATTAAATCCATTCTTCCAGCCCATATAATGATCTCAAAGCAAGACTCCAGAGCTTGCATTTCCTGCAACTGAATCCAAGGAGGTCCAAATGACGAGCTTCAACCAGTTGGGCAAATTGATGGTTGTGATGGGAATTCTGTTTGTCTTGGGAGCTGGTTTTGTGCTTTACAAGATTCAGGATGGGTATGATTCGCTACAAGCCTTCAGTGCTGCTCAAAATGTTGTCTTGAAGTACAACGAGCAGGGAAAATTGCTGGATCGTGGAAAGCCTGAAGTAGCCCAGAAGATCTTGCGTCTTTTTACTGAGGACTGGGGCTATCCGGTAGTCGAATCAGAACTGGATCCGAATGATCTCCTTGTGAATACTGCTTCCGAGTACATGTAACAGATGGCAGTGATTGGCTACCACGTGCTACATGGCAACCACGAAGGTGTCCTGACAGAAAATCAAGAGTACAAGGGTAAAGTCTATCTGGCAGGATCTTATGAGGTTCCTGTGAATGGGCGTTACTGGACTGGTTTTGATCGGATGCATCCGCTGGATGGGAAGGTTCGTGAAATGGCATGGAGTGGAGTGGCTCACAGCCTGATTGCTGAACTTGGAGTCGGCACTGTCACCGCTTCTACTCTTCAATTAGGGTTGACTGTAGCAGTCTTGATGGCTGGCTTGGGTGGTTATTGATTTTGTTGAGATCCGGACTGCAATGGGCTAACTGCTCTGTGGAATTAGCTCCAAAAGCCCGTGCATCTAAACCAAGAGTGCTCAAAGCAGATGGAAGTTCTGCCTTGGCTGTCTGAAAGCTAGCAGATTCAAACTATCTTCAGAAAGGTACTTTAGATGTTTTGATTAGAACAGAATTTACAGAAAGGAGAAGTAGGAGAAGATTAGATCAGAGAGCAACCTCGATTTACTTTAGCTCGCCATAGAAAATTCAACCATGCGTCGGCTGCGTCGGCGCTCTTGTGGAGTAGGGTTGTAAATCATCTCCCCGAAGCGATTGATGATAGCAACACGCTCTTGGACAGCGATACTTCTTGCTTGTCGGAGAACGCTGTCAAAGTCCAGCCCCTCCTGGTTTTCAGTATAATGGATGATATCCGCCAACAACGCGGCAGGAGATTGTCCAATATACTGATTTTCTAGGAGATCCTCGATTTTGTTGACACTGTTGAGTAGACTGCTCATGTTCCCTCTTTAAAATTTGTCAGATTAATAAAATTTTGTTTCTGAAATTTGCCTTCCAGCTCAGATCATCTCCGGTCGGTATTTGTTCCAGGCAAACTCCCAGAAATCGACACTACAACTCAGTTGTGGGGGGATACTTGGATTACGTCCTTCTACTCCCCTACTAGTAACTGTACCATCCCCAAGCCGATATCCCTGTAAGCGCGCATCGACCTCTAGCTTGAAGAAAGCCTCTTTGTCCGTGCGTTTAAGCTGGCTGACGACTTTCTTTTCAGTGACCGCACAAGGGTTGACCTGAAAACCTTTGCTTGGGACCACATAACCAATGACTGCCAGGCCCAGTAAGAAGACGGTGAGTGCTGTTTTCATTTGATTTTCTCGTTATGAGTTAGTGATTCAATTCTCTTTGAGGAGAATGTTTTTGAAGCAGTTTGGAAGCCGTTCCGTTATCTAGTGACTTAAAAGTCACAAAAAATGATATTATATGTCAACATAAAATTAATATTTTTATGAAAAATAAACATATACTACTGTAATTATACGTATTAATTTTAAAAAAAAATTAATTTTTAATAAAAATATATTTTTTTAATAAATAAATAATATTTGGATTGATCTGAGATGTCTCTCCAACAGCTATTTCTTTTCTTGCCGTACAACAAATCCAACCTTAGGATTCTTGATCAAAAATCAGAGTGAGTGATGCCCACACTCTGAAGTGACGATTTACCTTCTCTGAGTACGGTATGACCTCCATTGATGGTTTTGAGATTTTAGTATCCTCACCAGTGTTCTTTTGGGTGATGGCTGGACTAGCAGTGTTGGCGGTGACTATCTCCAAGTCTGGCTTTGGGGGAGCTTTGGGGTCCCTGAGTTTACCGTTGCTCCTCTTTATCTTACCTCCCAAGATTGCTCTGGGCGTGCTGCTACCTTTGTTTTTGATTACAGATGTATGGGTAGTGTACATTTGGCGCCGCATGTTGGATCGTCGAATTCTGATGATCATGTGTGGCTTTGGCCTTCTCGGACAGTTGCTTGGTTGGCTACTTTTTGATTGCCTGAGCGATCGCCTGCTCACATCGCTGATTGGACTGATTGCCATTATCACGGCTATGAACTATGGCTGGCGTCGCGTACGACCAGGTAAGCGCACTTCGGCCGAGATTGCTGTACTGGTAGCAAAGAGAATCTGGCAAAGAGGGTTTGTTTGGTGTGGCCTGTCGGGGGTCTCTAGTTTTGTATCGCTTTCCGGTGGGATTCCTGCCCAGATCTTTCTGTTACCTCATGGACTAGTTCGGCAAGCATTTGTTGGTACGTTGAGCGTCTATTTTTTTGTAATCAATATCGCCAAGATCCCTTTTTACGTGGAAATTGGTATCTTCACAGGAGAGACGATTCAGATCTCTCTGTGGTTGGTGCTAGTGATTCCGGTGGGTGTGTTGATTGGCAGGTGGCTAAATCAGAACATGAGTGACCAGATCTTTTACGATATCAGTCATCTCGCTCTATTGGGGATGGGTGGTAGGTTGCTCTTCAGTGCATTGTAATTGGTAGCATCCTTCAGGGACGACGTTTGAAACCTTCATCTTCCCAGGTAAGGAAGCGAGTTCCAATCACTTCTGCAGTATCATTCACGACAACGAAGGCATCGGGATCTGTTTCGAAGAGATGTTGCTTGAGACGCCCAAGTTCTAATAAATTGATTACAGTGTAAACAACTCGTTTCGAAGCTTGAGAATGAGATCCTTCAGCAAGGAAGTAGGTGGCTCCTCGGTCAATTTTCCGAATGGCTTGGTGCACAACCTCTTCAGGATGTTCTGTGATGATGAAGACAGACTTGCGCTGTGAAAAGCCCGTCAGTACGCGCTGCATAACCCAGGAAAATACAAACATATAAATTCCGGTGTAGAGCGCAATGTCCAAATTATAGAGCACCGCATTGGTGCTCAGAACGGTCAGGTTAATCACATTGAAGGTAGTACCAATTGGGATGGCAAAACGTTTTTTCAGAACTGTGCCGAGAATATCCATTCCTCCAATGGACCCACCAAGTCGCAAATAGAGTCCGGCTCCGATTCCACTGAGAACACCCGCCAAGATTGCGGCTGTCAAGGGATCCTTCGCCTCAATGGGCACATGAATCCACTCTAGTGCCAGAGAATAGATCAGCATTCCGCAGAGACTCAGCATAATATAGCGCAGGGAAAACTCTCTAAAGCCAACAATGAAGATTGGAATGTTGATCAAGGCATATAGAATTCCCAAAGATATCTGGTCAGTGAGCGAATAAATCAGCAGGGCCAAACCAGTTGCACCTCCAGCGAAATAATTCTGAGGGATGAGAATTGCGTTTACCACAGCGCCGAAGATGGCACACCCAATCCCCATCATCAGCAAGGTGTACCAGAAGCGCCAGGAGCGTAGATCGTTAAGCAACTCTTGAATCTGTTCCTTCATTTTTGTTTATAGGCAAAGCGTCGTTTTGCAGAAATGATGTTTCCTATTCTGAGCTCTATAAATTAGC from SAR324 cluster bacterium includes these protein-coding regions:
- a CDS encoding beta-galactosidase yields the protein MSNILRNEYPRPQMQRKDWLCLNGPWEFGVDQGDSGLQRGLLTRSLAQTIQVPFCPESKLSGIENKDHLICVWYRKRVKVPTEWKTDQVLVHFQAVDYESTVWVNGEEVARHRGGFTPFSCKVDLGNLTADREIEIVLRARDYDDRPQPRGKQARGFAGHGALYGRTTGIWQ
- a CDS encoding alpha-N-arabinofuranosidase, which gives rise to MKASITTNAKFQIAPIDNRIYGSFLEHLGRAIYEGIYEPGHPSSNEQGFRTDVLDIIRDLQVPVIRYPGGNYVSAFKWEDSVGPRELRPKRLDLAWRTIETNQFGIAEFHDWCQQANTAYMMAINLGSRGIEDARNLLEYCNDNSGAAWGDLRKQHGYPEPFNIRMWCLGNEMDGPWQVGHKTAYEYGRLANETAKTYLKFDEDLELIVCGSSNDKMATYPEWEAEVLDQSYESVDYISLHKYWNNYPKDTLSYLASHYELDEYISTVRSVIRYIKAKKRAKNDVYICFDEWNPWYHTNKRDHELLKAWNWPEAPHLFEDPYNLEDALLVGTVINSFIRNADIVKIACMAQLVNVIAPISTEKGGAVWKQTIFYPYYLASKYGRGTALQAQVASPTYDCTIRDQASYLDTSVVLNEELQEISVFCVNKHPDQALHAEISLENFSELSGLEHICLTGPDRYLTNTAQQPDRVVPQLLEPPKVNQTQSTVSLPLLSFNVLRYRYQG
- a CDS encoding carbohydrate ABC transporter permease, translating into MSQRIPNILLSLLTAIFAITWIFPVYWAIATSIKHEVDVTSKNTEIVPTSMTLIEYVRVFKESNILTWYINSLGTSILITLLVIIISMMCGYALSQLNFPGKRVLWWMVLASIMVPTTALVIALFVLIADFNLINTWAGIILPQIISPVCVVVFKQFFDAVPRELREAAILDGAKEHNLLLNLYFPMSFGITAALAIVTYIGAWNQFWWPFIMTTQEEKFTVTIAISSVQDAFGVRYAREMALAVLAGFPVAAAYLVFQKKVTNALMMTSGIKG
- a CDS encoding sugar ABC transporter permease, which translates into the protein MMKYKREEIVYALVLIAPFILAYTLFLIYPTIYQITLSFQKAPLVGTGEWIGLENYSKLINDKLFWKALSNTGVFVLWTVVPNTLLGLMFAMMVIRHRPIFQAVILACFFIPHILPVTVVTEMWTWLLSKQFGIIQEILDAFDTKRINFFTSRYWAMPMVAFITIWWTIGFNIVLFIAGLRNINPEIYEASEMEGASRIKQFRYITWPLIWPVTALVLTLQLIFQMKIFDQMYLLTGGGPFNSTLVVLQLVYNKAFQNNDGGYAAAISLVLFGIILMTSILQYQVLKKQED
- a CDS encoding extracellular solute-binding protein; this translates as MKKGLLALASSILLSLPMQAMATTEVTWWDFLGGGDGVRMKSLIEQFNTSQSDVKINASTLQWGVPFYTKIQTSAAVGEQPDIMTYHLSRFPLAVPTGILRPFSAAELSSVGLGPDKYFPANWEAANVDGKTYGVPLDIHAMVLYYNKDLLGKAGLLNSNGLPNLDGVANFTAGLRKLKDNGAEYGASLATADGGTVWRLWYSMLNQINGAQFISGKSVCPADNCANVTAQITSWVGEELISSETAYPDAIALFTSGKAAMHFNGVWEVPTFTDLSKNDKLGFEWGAVRIPVMYDKPATWADSHAFAVPHSDRKPISQEKLQAVLKVISWMNQNSLFWATAGHIPGYKPIVDSAEYKKMEPNATYAVLAENAAFDPKSKIAGVASPVYDAIQNFILPSVNGQLESEEAIEMMKETLEPQIE
- a CDS encoding GntR family transcriptional regulator encodes the protein MLVKQDELALTIKEMITRHPGQRLPSERSLAVNLGVSRARIRQVLDRLESEQLVTRQRGSGNYAVDLRKDRLTTVGILVDRQLKLGNDPFYSMLLEQLQGALQHEGIRSVIERIDKNTKLPEEEDALIIMGMAGNEVISTQRLGGPPILGIFLDAKPQPGSQVSILQVDNFDAGYQAANYLYSLGVKSFCFVGPNHIPASRDRYLGAKNFCEEHGHDLEHFPCRMNYTGGLSAGQEILKNDQITTKRGLITANDWTAIGLHSAMIAFGKELRDRHVLVSFDGLPITNDPNLEIHTMAIPLRSIIQDSVTELQRYLDQPSASGRVLNYRLEWSTDMKHRLAFN
- a CDS encoding enolase C-terminal domain-like protein is translated as MTETLQKQLEFSTSLIERIRVYAIQYGSKEYSWSAWMPEMTNTDTLVRLETKDGQTGIGAVSSCSERDIDLSIAYSMKPLLRGLLGKDGLRVEENWLWMAERRPYIHNSAIATLDIAMWDLRAKQNDLPLSSLLGGKRDVLQAYASIPVLENPTANVEFIRQLAQLGLTTFKFHNECVPDPDIKLIKTIAREFQEQQFGFMFDAECGYDLPGALQVAEHMQGAGFIWLEAPLPDRNYSDYRKLCQSTELQILPAGLSVVEPEELAVMLPTGCWNTARVDLAMSGGITPLLKITNITTALGLGLELVAWGSPISTAATLQVGLGTGCGEYFEIAVPQQDFLIPSSQPLQVNPSGKVSSSSKTGLGLDLDWQELEQTEPPLFDIW
- a CDS encoding sulfite exporter TauE/SafE family protein, with product MTSIDGFEILVSSPVFFWVMAGLAVLAVTISKSGFGGALGSLSLPLLLFILPPKIALGVLLPLFLITDVWVVYIWRRMLDRRILMIMCGFGLLGQLLGWLLFDCLSDRLLTSLIGLIAIITAMNYGWRRVRPGKRTSAEIAVLVAKRIWQRGFVWCGLSGVSSFVSLSGGIPAQIFLLPHGLVRQAFVGTLSVYFFVINIAKIPFYVEIGIFTGETIQISLWLVLVIPVGVLIGRWLNQNMSDQIFYDISHLALLGMGGRLLFSAL